From a single Longimicrobium sp. genomic region:
- a CDS encoding NHLP family bacteriocin export ABC transporter peptidase/permease/ATPase subunit — MSEAAPAAVAQPEPAARGFRPRDVLRLVRREAQTRVRVPTILQLEAVECGAATLAMVLAHHGRWVPLEELRLACGVSRDGSKASNMVKAAVRYGMVAKGFKKEPAQLRDLPVPSILHWNFNHFVVLEGFRKGWAYLNDPATGPRRVTLEELDQAFTGVVLTFRPGEAFARGGALPGIVQSLRGRLRGAQAAVAFAVAAGAVLVVPGLVAPAFSRVFVDQVLVKGLSAWTLPLLVAMAAAGLVMGGLTWLQQRQLLRLETRLALGSSGRFLWHVLRLPVGFFTQRFAGEISSRVAINDRVAQLLSGELATTLLSLLVIAFYAAVMVQYDLLLAGLGVTVAALNVLALRWVSRRRTDISQRLQQDRGKLMGVAMGGLQTIETLKATGSEAAFFSRWAGQQAKVVNAQQELALYTHLLSVVPPFLMAVNTALLLGIGGVRVMDGRLSMGMLVALQALLLAFISPVNRLVDLGGTLQEVKGGLARLDDVLNATPDPMAGAFAADEAEEAPRLEGRLELRGVTFGYSPLEPPLIDGLSLVLEPGRRIALVGESGCGKSTIARLVAGLHHPWAGEVLLDGRPRDALAPAAIASSLAFVDQDVFLFAGTVRDNLALWDPGVSEAELVRAARDACVHDEITARPGGYHGRVEEAGRNFSGGQRQRLEIARALVGNPSLLVLDEATSALDPPTEAAVDDALRRRGCACLIVAHRLSTIRDADEILVLERGKVVQRGTHDELYAAGGPYRALLEAE; from the coding sequence GTGTCTGAGGCCGCGCCCGCCGCCGTCGCGCAGCCGGAGCCGGCCGCGCGCGGGTTCCGGCCGCGCGACGTGCTGCGGCTGGTGCGGCGCGAGGCGCAGACGCGCGTGCGCGTACCCACCATCCTGCAGCTCGAGGCGGTGGAGTGCGGCGCCGCCACGCTGGCGATGGTCCTGGCCCACCACGGCCGCTGGGTGCCGCTCGAGGAGCTGCGCCTGGCCTGCGGCGTCAGCCGCGACGGGAGCAAGGCCAGCAACATGGTCAAGGCCGCCGTCCGCTACGGGATGGTGGCCAAGGGGTTCAAGAAGGAGCCGGCGCAGCTGCGCGACCTCCCGGTACCCTCGATCCTGCACTGGAACTTCAACCACTTCGTGGTGCTGGAGGGGTTCCGCAAGGGATGGGCGTACCTGAACGACCCCGCCACCGGCCCACGCCGCGTCACGCTTGAGGAGCTGGACCAGGCGTTCACCGGCGTGGTCCTCACCTTCCGCCCGGGCGAGGCGTTCGCCCGCGGCGGCGCGCTCCCCGGGATCGTGCAGTCGCTGCGGGGGCGCCTCCGCGGCGCGCAGGCGGCGGTGGCGTTCGCGGTGGCGGCGGGCGCGGTGCTGGTCGTCCCCGGCCTCGTCGCCCCCGCCTTCTCGCGCGTGTTCGTGGACCAGGTGCTGGTGAAAGGGCTCTCCGCCTGGACCCTCCCCCTCCTCGTCGCGATGGCCGCGGCGGGGCTGGTGATGGGCGGGCTCACCTGGCTGCAGCAGCGGCAGCTCCTGCGGCTGGAAACGCGGCTGGCGCTGGGAAGCTCGGGGCGCTTCCTCTGGCACGTCCTCCGCCTTCCCGTGGGCTTCTTCACCCAGCGCTTCGCGGGCGAGATCAGCTCGCGCGTGGCCATCAACGACCGCGTGGCCCAGCTCCTCTCCGGCGAGCTGGCCACCACGCTGCTGAGCCTGCTGGTGATCGCCTTCTACGCCGCGGTGATGGTGCAGTACGACCTCCTCCTGGCGGGGCTGGGCGTGACCGTGGCCGCGCTCAACGTCCTCGCGCTGCGCTGGGTGTCGCGGCGGCGCACCGACATCTCGCAGCGGCTGCAGCAGGACCGCGGCAAGCTGATGGGCGTGGCCATGGGCGGGCTGCAGACCATCGAGACGCTGAAGGCCACCGGGAGCGAGGCGGCCTTCTTCAGCCGCTGGGCGGGGCAGCAGGCCAAGGTGGTCAACGCGCAGCAGGAGCTGGCGCTGTACACCCATCTCCTCTCCGTCGTCCCCCCCTTCCTGATGGCCGTGAACACCGCGCTGCTGCTGGGGATCGGCGGGGTGCGGGTGATGGACGGGAGATTGAGCATGGGGATGCTGGTGGCCCTCCAGGCCCTTCTCCTGGCCTTCATCTCTCCCGTCAACCGCCTGGTGGACTTGGGGGGGACGCTGCAGGAGGTGAAGGGCGGGCTGGCGCGCCTCGACGACGTGCTGAACGCCACTCCCGACCCCATGGCCGGCGCCTTCGCGGCCGACGAGGCCGAAGAGGCGCCGCGGCTGGAGGGGCGGCTGGAGCTGCGCGGGGTGACCTTCGGCTACAGCCCGCTGGAGCCGCCGCTGATCGACGGCCTGTCGCTGGTCCTCGAGCCGGGGCGGCGGATCGCGCTCGTGGGCGAGTCGGGGTGCGGGAAGTCGACCATCGCGCGCCTGGTGGCCGGGCTCCACCACCCCTGGGCGGGCGAGGTGCTGCTGGACGGCCGCCCGCGCGACGCGCTGGCGCCGGCGGCCATCGCCTCGTCGCTGGCCTTCGTGGACCAGGACGTGTTCCTGTTCGCCGGCACCGTGCGCGACAACCTGGCGCTGTGGGACCCCGGCGTGTCCGAGGCCGAGCTGGTGCGCGCCGCGCGGGACGCCTGCGTGCACGACGAGATCACCGCGCGCCCGGGGGGCTACCACGGGCGGGTGGAGGAGGCGGGGCGCAACTTCAGCGGCGGCCAGCGCCAGCGGCTGGAGATCGCCCGCGCGCTGGTGGGCAATCCCTCGCTTCTCGTCCTCGACGAGGCGACGAGCGCGCTCGATCCCCCCACCGAGGCGGCGGTGGACGACGCGCTGCGCCGGCGGGGATGCGCCTGCCTGATCGTGGCCCACCGCCTCAGCACCATCCGCGACGCCGACGAGATCCTGGTGCTGGAGCGCGGCAAGGTGGTGCAGCGGGGAACGCACGACGAGCTGTACGCCGCCGGCGGCCCCTACCGCGCGCTGCTGGAGGCCGAGTGA
- a CDS encoding NHLP bacteriocin system secretion protein — MADSIFRKVSLDRLASPEQLDQAMQATTPGGWLALGAIALLLAVTVSWGVAGAVPEKIPGQGILVKSGGIYEVVPLEGGRVTDVAVNVGETVNEGQVVARVAQPELQDKLTEARNHLEDLRLSQQRTAQSASRERSVQASYASQQRSNLEAGIRASQQTLQLLEQKMESQERLVRDGLVTRQTLLSTRQEYQNVQEQIRQAQSQLKQLDADQVAVRQRTDASLLTGQLQVEEAQREVQRLEAELERTSNVVSPYTGRVVEVMAEQGHVVERGRPVVRIDPVGRTVKDLEAIVYVSSDAGKKIRPGMRIQIAPSTVREEEYGLMLGTVTYVSDFPATPEGLARVLKNEALAQALAGTGAPYEVHADLIPDPRTVSRYRWSSPAGPPLEVRSGTLCKAQITLREVRPVALVLPIFRRLAGG, encoded by the coding sequence ATGGCCGACAGCATCTTCCGCAAGGTGTCGCTCGACCGGCTGGCCAGCCCCGAGCAGCTCGACCAAGCCATGCAGGCCACCACCCCCGGCGGGTGGCTGGCGCTGGGCGCCATCGCCCTGCTGCTGGCGGTGACGGTGAGCTGGGGGGTGGCCGGCGCGGTCCCCGAGAAGATCCCCGGGCAGGGGATCCTGGTGAAGAGCGGGGGGATCTACGAGGTGGTGCCGCTGGAGGGCGGGCGGGTGACCGACGTGGCGGTGAACGTGGGCGAGACGGTGAACGAGGGGCAGGTGGTGGCCCGGGTGGCGCAGCCGGAGCTGCAGGACAAGCTCACCGAGGCGCGCAACCACCTGGAAGACCTGCGGCTCTCGCAGCAGCGCACCGCCCAGTCGGCCTCGCGCGAGCGCTCGGTGCAGGCCTCGTACGCGTCGCAGCAGCGCAGCAACCTCGAGGCGGGGATCCGCGCCAGCCAGCAGACGCTGCAGCTGCTGGAGCAGAAGATGGAGAGCCAGGAGCGGCTGGTGCGCGACGGGCTGGTGACCCGGCAGACGCTGCTCAGCACGCGCCAGGAGTACCAGAACGTGCAGGAGCAGATCCGCCAGGCGCAGAGCCAGCTGAAGCAGCTCGACGCCGACCAGGTGGCGGTGCGCCAGCGCACCGACGCCTCGCTGCTGACCGGGCAGTTGCAGGTGGAAGAGGCGCAGCGCGAGGTGCAGCGGCTGGAGGCGGAGCTCGAGCGCACCTCGAATGTCGTGTCGCCCTACACGGGGCGGGTGGTGGAGGTGATGGCCGAGCAGGGGCACGTGGTGGAGCGCGGCCGCCCCGTCGTCCGCATCGACCCCGTGGGGCGTACGGTGAAGGACCTGGAGGCCATCGTCTACGTGTCGTCCGACGCGGGGAAGAAGATCCGCCCGGGGATGCGCATCCAGATCGCCCCCAGCACCGTGCGCGAGGAGGAGTACGGGCTGATGCTGGGCACGGTCACCTACGTCTCCGACTTCCCGGCCACCCCCGAGGGGCTGGCGCGGGTGCTGAAGAACGAGGCGCTGGCGCAGGCGCTGGCCGGCACCGGCGCGCCCTACGAGGTGCACGCCGACCTGATCCCCGACCCGCGCACGGTCAGCCGCTACCGCTGGTCGAGCCCAGCCGGCCCGCCGCTGGAGGTGCGCAGCGGCACCCTCTGCAAGGCACAGATCACCCTGCGCGAGGTGCGGCCCGTGGCGCTCGTCCTTCCCATCTTCCGCCGCCTGGCGGGGGGATGA
- a CDS encoding TolC family protein yields the protein MRRAFPSREIAALAAALAAAGAPPRAWAQAPQPGLTLQQALDAAADRSGGVRLAREQLAGALGAARAARGAFDPTLTSFVTSTRDNTLGWTGRGADSVLPSRTLASSYGVALERRFRSGLSVSPEVRATRREFSPDATGRNNTASVSMVMQLPLLRGAGGQLAAPERAAAATSDAARADLLHATAVGALDAADAYWAYAAAAERLEVQRQAEARARRLVEQTRILVAAQERAQADLNPLLAALATRQAARSAAEQELVEARSTLGLVMGLEGDAISTLALPATPLPSITRGAGAETGALVRQALERRADLAAARQAVRAAGVLADAAQAGTRPRLDLQLSVGYTGAVPGEAWSSLVTPFYRDLNTWSASLEVSWQAALGNSAAAGGAAQSRALQRQGQVAAEELERRIRAGVAVAAEALRHGQEEMERADEAVALSRTSVENEERKFQLGMSTLFDVIQAEDQLTGALLSRISTQQRYAAARARLAFETGALVRDAGGRAAADASPLAESPSPPPAAAEASR from the coding sequence ATGCGGCGGGCATTCCCGAGCCGGGAGATCGCGGCCCTGGCGGCGGCACTGGCCGCCGCCGGGGCCCCGCCGCGCGCGTGGGCGCAGGCGCCGCAGCCCGGGCTCACGCTGCAGCAGGCGCTGGACGCGGCGGCCGACCGCTCGGGCGGAGTGCGGCTGGCGCGCGAGCAACTGGCCGGCGCGCTGGGCGCGGCGCGCGCCGCGCGGGGGGCGTTCGACCCCACGCTCACCTCGTTCGTCACCAGCACGCGCGACAACACGCTGGGGTGGACCGGCCGCGGCGCCGACTCCGTGCTCCCCTCGCGCACGCTGGCGTCATCGTACGGGGTGGCGCTGGAGCGCCGCTTCCGCTCCGGCCTCTCCGTCTCCCCCGAGGTGCGGGCCACGCGGCGCGAGTTCAGCCCCGACGCCACCGGGCGCAACAACACCGCGTCGGTGTCGATGGTGATGCAGCTGCCGCTGCTGCGCGGCGCCGGCGGCCAGCTGGCCGCGCCCGAGCGCGCGGCGGCGGCCACGTCGGACGCGGCACGGGCGGACCTGCTGCATGCCACGGCGGTGGGCGCGCTCGACGCGGCCGACGCCTACTGGGCCTACGCCGCCGCGGCCGAGCGGCTCGAGGTGCAGCGGCAGGCCGAGGCGCGTGCCCGCCGGCTGGTGGAGCAGACGCGCATCCTCGTCGCGGCGCAGGAGCGCGCGCAGGCCGACCTCAACCCCCTCCTGGCCGCGCTGGCGACGCGGCAGGCGGCGCGGTCCGCCGCCGAGCAGGAGCTGGTGGAGGCGCGCAGCACGCTGGGGCTGGTGATGGGGCTGGAAGGCGACGCCATCTCCACGCTCGCCCTCCCCGCCACGCCGCTCCCCTCCATCACCCGCGGGGCGGGGGCGGAGACGGGCGCGCTGGTGCGGCAGGCGCTGGAGCGCCGCGCCGACCTGGCCGCCGCGCGGCAGGCGGTGCGGGCGGCCGGCGTCCTGGCCGACGCCGCGCAGGCGGGCACGCGGCCGCGGCTCGACCTCCAGCTCTCCGTGGGCTACACCGGCGCCGTCCCCGGCGAGGCGTGGTCGTCGCTGGTGACCCCCTTCTACCGCGACCTGAACACCTGGAGCGCCTCGCTGGAGGTGAGCTGGCAGGCCGCGCTGGGGAACTCGGCCGCCGCGGGCGGGGCCGCGCAGAGCCGCGCCCTGCAGCGCCAGGGCCAGGTGGCCGCCGAGGAGCTGGAGCGCCGCATCCGCGCGGGCGTGGCGGTCGCCGCGGAGGCGCTCAGGCACGGGCAGGAGGAGATGGAGCGGGCTGACGAGGCCGTGGCCCTCTCGCGCACCTCGGTGGAGAACGAGGAGCGCAAGTTCCAGCTGGGGATGTCGACGCTGTTCGACGTGATCCAGGCCGAGGACCAGCTCACCGGCGCGCTCCTGTCGCGCATCTCCACGCAGCAGCGCTACGCCGCCGCGCGCGCCCGGCTGGCGTTCGAGACCGGGGCGCTGGTGCGCGACGCCGGCGGCCGCGCCGCGGCCGACGCGTCGCCGCTGGCCGAATCTCCATCCCCCCCACCCGCCGCAGCCGAGGCGAGCCGCTGA